A window of Fibrobacter sp. UWH6 contains these coding sequences:
- a CDS encoding adenylate/guanylate cyclase domain-containing protein, giving the protein MEEKNSRNEQKQIKISKRIKKVASGLLISAFFVFIILIFGSTQNDITGMTRNGAESLENIFYDLFFKGVTNTKDEEDEQVDDKISLENNSDPNIIIVDIDEPSLAKLGPYNEWDRSIHANVVRHLNEGGASAIGFDILLKSADFGSKKAGQVNTLLSNISPKSNWDSLKPSIRAFFNYDSMLVAAIKAGGNSIVCDMFDDAKSYKHESQWRPLSSKERADEVGYSSVFRNDQIDKIDQVEPKELLDNIFPELAQAGTKLGSVNAYPDLDGVVRRVSMLYRFPSPELYPDDTSMVYSTMSLMTILHLFGQKPENVQIKMGQYIDLGKPFGIYRDSAGIYHTTYPNFSYPMFLALHSALADADFQKKAAKDFIDISSKIVARKDSQGQLTFEIFEGQYLNERLSQELLNISEETLAMVKEDAPVNLNYGMTLSFDDEDNSGNRFILNDPEEGDDIIINRYIVKTIQYFQDSIQRIPANRSIHLSMDMDIRYDRSTKKWKSNQLILSDEVIRDIKLTENLAIKNLAPGEEMRFGPVKRVPIDKFGRYQVNYKGHYKTTVGQRTFQHLSYYDVSNGRVDPSLYQGKIFILGSAAAALFDFVSGPHEENYPAVLIHATIIKNILDGDYVTTLSEHKQQIIVLLLAVFSLLIGLCFKSNISVPISLLSMIIYTYVAYNFFDHGLYIGVSRPLSTMLLINITTLVVQFYFENKEKRFINDAFKQYISPALIDAMVNNEIMPTLGGEKSNITAYFTDIASFSTFSEKIGDPRKLVDLLNEYLTAMTDTLLQNEGTLDKYEGDAIIAFFGAPMPLENHAQSACDTAVDMQRKLKMLRKKWASEGNKWPKIVHDMHMRIGINSGDIVTGNMGSTMRKNYTMMGDAVNLAARLESAAKQYGAYIQISEDTEQQLDKSRFIYRSLDTIRVVGKSQPVKTFELLEHVGCENESQLQQLVKLWEEARQYYLAMKWDTALQMFNMCLELEPHHPDRDPGSKTTPSHVYIERCIAYKQHPPVTEGEEWDGVFTATEK; this is encoded by the coding sequence ATGGAAGAGAAAAATTCAAGGAACGAACAAAAACAAATCAAGATTTCCAAGAGAATCAAGAAGGTCGCCTCGGGCCTTTTGATATCGGCCTTCTTTGTTTTTATCATTCTTATTTTCGGAAGCACCCAGAACGACATTACGGGCATGACCCGCAACGGTGCAGAATCCCTTGAAAATATTTTTTACGATTTATTCTTCAAGGGCGTTACAAATACCAAGGACGAAGAAGATGAACAGGTAGACGACAAGATTTCCCTGGAAAACAATTCCGACCCCAACATCATCATCGTAGATATCGACGAACCCTCCCTGGCAAAGCTTGGCCCTTATAACGAATGGGACCGTTCCATCCACGCCAACGTGGTCCGCCACCTGAACGAAGGCGGCGCTTCGGCCATCGGCTTTGATATCTTGCTAAAAAGTGCAGACTTTGGATCCAAGAAGGCAGGACAGGTAAACACCCTCCTATCAAACATTAGCCCCAAAAGCAACTGGGATTCCCTAAAGCCTAGCATCAGGGCTTTCTTCAACTACGATTCCATGCTGGTCGCAGCCATCAAGGCTGGCGGCAACTCCATCGTATGCGACATGTTCGATGACGCCAAATCCTACAAGCACGAATCCCAGTGGCGCCCCCTCAGTTCCAAGGAACGTGCCGACGAAGTTGGATATAGTTCGGTATTCCGCAACGACCAGATTGACAAAATTGACCAGGTAGAACCCAAGGAACTGCTAGACAATATTTTCCCGGAACTGGCCCAGGCAGGAACCAAGCTAGGATCCGTGAACGCCTATCCGGACCTTGATGGCGTTGTTCGCCGAGTCTCCATGCTGTACCGCTTCCCCAGTCCGGAACTCTATCCCGACGACACCAGCATGGTTTACTCCACCATGTCGCTGATGACCATCCTCCATCTATTCGGTCAAAAACCCGAAAACGTCCAGATCAAGATGGGGCAATACATCGACCTAGGCAAGCCCTTTGGCATCTACCGCGATTCTGCAGGTATATACCACACCACCTACCCCAACTTCAGCTACCCCATGTTCCTGGCGTTGCACAGCGCCCTAGCCGATGCAGATTTCCAGAAAAAGGCTGCCAAGGACTTTATCGACATTTCGTCCAAGATTGTGGCCCGCAAGGATAGCCAGGGCCAGCTGACCTTCGAAATTTTTGAGGGCCAGTACCTGAACGAAAGACTTTCCCAGGAACTGCTGAACATCTCAGAAGAAACCTTGGCCATGGTCAAGGAAGACGCCCCCGTAAACCTGAACTACGGCATGACCCTGAGTTTCGACGACGAAGACAATTCCGGAAATCGATTCATTTTAAACGACCCCGAAGAAGGCGACGACATTATCATCAACCGATACATCGTCAAGACAATCCAGTACTTCCAGGACTCCATTCAGCGGATTCCCGCAAACAGGTCCATTCACCTTTCCATGGATATGGACATCCGATATGACAGGTCTACCAAAAAGTGGAAATCCAATCAGCTAATCCTGTCCGACGAAGTCATCCGCGACATCAAGCTTACAGAAAATCTGGCCATCAAGAACCTCGCCCCCGGCGAAGAAATGCGTTTCGGCCCCGTCAAGCGAGTTCCAATCGACAAATTCGGCCGTTACCAGGTCAACTACAAAGGCCATTACAAAACAACAGTGGGCCAGAGGACCTTCCAGCACCTTTCCTATTATGACGTATCCAACGGCCGTGTCGACCCCTCACTTTACCAGGGAAAAATTTTCATCCTGGGTTCTGCCGCGGCGGCCCTATTCGACTTTGTGTCCGGCCCCCACGAAGAAAACTATCCCGCCGTGCTGATCCATGCCACCATCATCAAGAACATTCTGGATGGGGACTACGTCACTACCCTCAGCGAACACAAGCAGCAGATTATCGTCTTGCTTCTTGCCGTATTCAGCCTGTTAATCGGCCTTTGCTTCAAGAGCAACATTTCTGTGCCGATTTCCTTGCTGTCAATGATTATCTACACCTACGTCGCCTACAATTTCTTTGACCACGGGCTTTACATCGGTGTATCGAGACCTCTATCGACCATGCTGCTCATCAACATTACCACGCTGGTGGTGCAGTTCTATTTCGAAAACAAGGAAAAACGATTCATCAACGATGCGTTCAAGCAGTACATCTCTCCGGCACTGATCGACGCCATGGTGAACAACGAAATTATGCCCACCCTCGGTGGTGAAAAGTCTAACATTACCGCCTACTTTACCGACATCGCCAGCTTCTCCACCTTCTCCGAAAAGATTGGCGACCCGCGAAAACTAGTTGATTTGCTGAACGAATACCTGACCGCCATGACCGACACGCTCCTTCAGAACGAAGGCACTCTGGACAAGTATGAAGGTGACGCCATTATCGCATTCTTCGGAGCGCCCATGCCTCTAGAAAACCACGCCCAGAGCGCCTGCGATACAGCCGTGGACATGCAGCGCAAACTGAAGATGCTCCGTAAGAAATGGGCCAGCGAAGGAAACAAGTGGCCAAAGATCGTCCATGACATGCACATGAGAATCGGTATCAATTCCGGCGACATCGTTACCGGCAATATGGGTTCTACCATGCGTAAGAACTACACCATGATGGGTGACGCCGTGAACCTGGCCGCCCGTCTAGAAAGTGCAGCCAAGCAGTACGGAGCCTACATTCAAATCAGCGAAGATACCGAACAGCAGCTGGACAAGTCCAGATTCATCTACCGTTCGCTGGATACAATCCGCGTTGTGGGTAAGAGTCAGCCTGTAAAGACTTTCGAACTGCTGGAACACGTCGGTTGCGAAAACGAAAGCCAACTGCAGCAATTGGTAAAGCTCTGGGAAGAAGCCCGCCAATATTACCTAGCCATGAAATGGGACACCGCCCTGCAGATGTTCAATATGTGTCTAGAACTGGAGCCCCACCACCCAGACCGCGACCCGGGAAGCAAGACCACCCCCTCCCACGTGTACATCGAACGTTGCATTGCCTACAAGCAGCACCCCCCTGTCACCGAAGGCGAAGAATGGGACGGCGTATTTACAGCAACAGAGAAGTAA
- the rho gene encoding transcription termination factor Rho, whose product MAPIKKTTKSTHLADQESTGMEVPAELREGIELPVQAEPAPEGKPAKRAPRAKAAKNDDEKKANRKVERIKEKNNVQEVSAEKQADTAPVETAKAEKEPAAVPAEISAVPAAETAPATDSAQNADGQQAETQATADPSAAQDGTSENASADGQQRPQQKERFNKYDKKNKFNKFDKNNRNNNNNNRPQQQEEQEDTVPMPDPDSEAWCKARDCWAKYRKMTMSDLQELASQKENLDFRRYRKQSLGLLLQSLENENNIVYAEGLLEVTPQGHGFLRNTEFNYQQGPDDVYVSQNLIRRFGLKVGDTVAGLARPPRDGDKFYALRRVDKVNFDDPEKIKRRVAFEYLTPIHPNEKINLEWDQDELTTRVMDLFSPIGKGQRSIILAPPRTGKTILLQNMTRAIAANHPECIIMVLLIDERPEEVTEMREIVGKLVEKNPALKAEVVASTFDEPPDHHARVATMVLEKAKRLVEQQKDVVVLLDSITRFARANNVVIPHSGKILSGGVDAMAMQFPKKFFGAARKIADKLGDFQKDTNGQMIYTSAGEPVREVIQKNGSLTIIGTALIETGSRMDEVIFEEFKGTGNMELVLDRRLAEKRTWPAIDIFKSGTRKEDRLLSLYEQNILWSVRQSMQNDTENGIMDKLIKWMKQYKSNADLLEFLRKAKDSVR is encoded by the coding sequence GTGGCTCCCATCAAAAAAACGACTAAAAGTACCCACTTGGCCGACCAAGAATCCACAGGCATGGAAGTTCCTGCCGAACTCCGCGAAGGCATTGAACTCCCCGTCCAGGCAGAACCGGCTCCCGAAGGAAAACCCGCAAAGCGGGCTCCTCGAGCAAAGGCTGCAAAGAATGACGATGAGAAAAAAGCAAACAGGAAAGTCGAACGGATAAAGGAAAAGAACAACGTTCAGGAAGTTTCCGCCGAAAAGCAGGCCGACACAGCACCCGTTGAAACAGCGAAGGCCGAAAAAGAACCGGCAGCCGTTCCCGCAGAAATTAGCGCAGTTCCCGCAGCAGAAACCGCTCCCGCAACGGATTCCGCACAGAATGCAGATGGTCAGCAGGCAGAAACTCAGGCCACCGCAGATCCTAGCGCAGCCCAGGACGGCACCTCCGAAAACGCATCTGCAGACGGTCAGCAGAGACCCCAGCAGAAAGAACGCTTCAACAAGTACGACAAGAAGAACAAGTTTAACAAGTTCGACAAGAACAACCGCAACAACAATAACAACAACCGCCCCCAGCAGCAGGAAGAACAGGAAGACACCGTGCCGATGCCGGATCCGGATTCCGAAGCCTGGTGCAAGGCTCGCGATTGCTGGGCCAAGTACCGCAAGATGACCATGAGCGACTTGCAGGAACTGGCAAGCCAGAAAGAAAATCTGGACTTCCGCCGTTACCGCAAGCAGTCCCTGGGCCTTCTGCTCCAGAGCCTGGAAAACGAAAACAACATCGTTTACGCCGAAGGCCTTTTGGAAGTCACCCCGCAGGGTCACGGTTTCCTCCGCAATACCGAATTCAACTACCAGCAGGGTCCCGATGACGTTTATGTGAGCCAGAACCTGATTCGCCGTTTCGGCCTGAAGGTTGGCGACACCGTTGCAGGTCTTGCACGCCCCCCCCGCGATGGCGACAAGTTCTATGCCCTCCGCCGCGTAGACAAGGTCAACTTTGACGATCCCGAAAAGATCAAGCGCCGCGTAGCATTTGAATACCTGACTCCCATCCATCCTAACGAAAAGATCAACCTGGAATGGGACCAGGACGAATTGACCACCCGCGTCATGGATTTGTTCAGCCCCATCGGTAAGGGTCAGCGTTCCATTATCCTGGCTCCTCCCCGTACCGGTAAGACAATCCTCCTGCAGAACATGACCCGCGCCATTGCAGCAAACCATCCTGAATGCATCATCATGGTGTTGCTCATTGACGAACGTCCCGAAGAAGTGACGGAAATGCGCGAAATCGTAGGCAAGCTGGTAGAAAAGAACCCCGCCCTGAAGGCAGAAGTCGTTGCATCCACTTTCGACGAACCTCCTGACCATCACGCCCGCGTGGCCACCATGGTCCTGGAAAAGGCCAAGCGCCTGGTGGAACAGCAGAAGGATGTGGTTGTGCTTCTGGACTCCATTACCCGCTTTGCACGCGCCAACAACGTAGTGATTCCCCACTCCGGCAAGATTCTTTCTGGCGGTGTGGACGCCATGGCCATGCAGTTCCCCAAGAAGTTCTTTGGTGCAGCCCGTAAGATTGCCGACAAGCTTGGCGATTTCCAGAAGGACACCAACGGTCAGATGATTTACACCTCCGCAGGTGAACCCGTTCGTGAAGTCATCCAGAAGAACGGCTCCCTTACCATTATCGGAACCGCCCTGATCGAAACCGGCAGCCGCATGGACGAAGTGATCTTTGAAGAATTCAAGGGCACAGGTAACATGGAACTGGTTCTGGACCGTCGCCTTGCCGAAAAGCGCACCTGGCCCGCAATCGATATCTTTAAGTCCGGCACCCGTAAGGAAGACCGTCTGCTTTCTCTGTACGAACAGAACATCCTCTGGAGCGTTCGTCAAAGCATGCAGAACGATACCGAAAACGGCATCATGGACAAGCTAATCAAGTGGATGAAGCAGTATAAGAGCAATGCCGATCTGCTGGAATTCCTCCGCAAGGCCAAGGACAGCGTCAGGTAA
- the panC gene encoding pantoate--beta-alanine ligase produces MQVITSIDVLRKTLKPLAQQGKTIGLVPTMGALHDGHGALIKASVKDCDVTVVSVFLNPIQFGKNEDLDKYPKRLEADAKLAESIGADYVFAPSVAEMYPDGDPLTMVRDETLESMYCGAYRPGHFRGVLTVVSKLFLISGAHHAYFGEKDYQQVFLIERMVKDLNFDIQIHRVKIVREESGLALSSRNEYLSEEEKARALGISGGLKQAKDAFDAGERSVAKLRDFVLKSILAARGTVQFVEVVNQKTLQKFSAGMLAPEDKVVILVAAFFGKTRLIDNIELN; encoded by the coding sequence ATGCAAGTCATCACTTCAATCGATGTTCTACGTAAAACCCTGAAGCCGTTGGCTCAGCAGGGCAAGACTATTGGTCTTGTGCCCACCATGGGCGCTCTGCACGACGGTCACGGAGCCTTGATCAAGGCTTCGGTCAAGGATTGCGACGTAACGGTTGTCAGTGTATTTTTGAATCCCATCCAGTTTGGCAAGAACGAGGACTTGGACAAGTATCCCAAGCGTCTCGAAGCTGACGCCAAGCTGGCCGAATCTATCGGTGCCGACTATGTGTTCGCACCCTCCGTTGCAGAAATGTATCCGGATGGCGATCCTTTGACCATGGTCCGCGACGAAACTTTGGAAAGCATGTATTGCGGTGCCTACCGTCCGGGCCATTTCCGTGGCGTGCTCACCGTGGTTTCCAAGCTGTTCCTGATTTCCGGTGCCCATCACGCCTACTTTGGCGAAAAGGATTATCAGCAGGTGTTCCTGATTGAACGCATGGTGAAGGATCTGAACTTCGATATCCAGATTCACCGCGTGAAGATTGTCCGTGAAGAATCCGGCTTGGCTCTTTCTAGCCGTAACGAATACCTGAGCGAAGAAGAAAAGGCTCGCGCACTGGGTATTAGCGGTGGCTTGAAGCAGGCTAAGGACGCTTTCGATGCTGGTGAACGTAGCGTTGCTAAGCTTCGTGACTTTGTCCTGAAGTCCATCTTGGCCGCTCGCGGTACCGTGCAGTTCGTAGAAGTGGTGAACCAGAAGACTCTGCAGAAGTTCTCTGCAGGAATGCTGGCTCCCGAAGATAAGGTTGTCATCCTGGTTGCTGCCTTCTTCGGCAAGACCCGCCTCATTGATAATATTGAATTGAATTAG
- the proC gene encoding pyrroline-5-carboxylate reductase, translated as MVNKIFFAGTGNMGGAILRGLLQAGNDPKSIFFFDPSDKAAAEVSALGCVRVASFAEGVNNADVTFLCVKPQIFKLVSAEWKAAADAIANEKTFISIMAGVTRAALTDVLGAKNQVLRVMPNLPLTVGKGSVGLATDGVTEATLATAEKIFGNIGVTCRVAESLMDAVTGLSGSAPAYVFEFIEALTRGGVKAGLTRDVALKLALGTIEGSVELVKQSGKSPSDLCAMVCSPAGTTIAGINALEEGAFRSTVMKAVVAGTERSKELGK; from the coding sequence ATGGTTAATAAAATTTTCTTCGCTGGCACCGGCAACATGGGCGGTGCAATTCTCCGCGGCCTCCTGCAGGCTGGTAACGACCCCAAGTCTATTTTCTTCTTCGATCCCAGCGACAAGGCTGCCGCAGAAGTTTCTGCACTGGGTTGCGTCCGCGTAGCAAGCTTCGCAGAAGGCGTCAACAACGCCGATGTCACCTTCCTTTGCGTAAAGCCCCAGATCTTTAAGTTGGTCAGCGCCGAATGGAAGGCTGCAGCCGACGCCATCGCAAACGAAAAGACCTTCATCAGCATTATGGCTGGCGTTACCCGCGCCGCCCTGACCGACGTTCTTGGCGCAAAGAACCAGGTTCTCCGCGTCATGCCCAACCTGCCCCTCACTGTGGGCAAGGGTTCCGTAGGTCTCGCTACCGACGGCGTTACCGAGGCCACCCTCGCTACCGCAGAAAAGATTTTCGGCAACATCGGCGTTACCTGCCGCGTGGCAGAAAGCCTGATGGACGCAGTGACCGGTCTTTCCGGCAGTGCTCCCGCATACGTCTTCGAATTCATTGAAGCATTGACCCGCGGTGGCGTAAAGGCCGGCCTTACCCGCGATGTCGCCTTGAAGCTGGCCCTCGGCACCATCGAAGGCAGCGTCGAACTGGTGAAGCAGTCCGGCAAGAGCCCCAGCGACTTGTGCGCCATGGTCTGCTCTCCCGCAGGCACCACCATCGCAGGCATCAACGCCCTGGAAGAAGGCGCATTCCGCAGCACCGTCATGAAGGCTGTGGTTGCAGGCACCGAACGCAGCAAGGAACTGGGCAAGTAA
- a CDS encoding deoxynucleoside kinase, giving the protein MLVEKGVHFLAIEGVIGVGKSTLAKIISERWNAMFIEENFAENPFLEKFYQNKSAYAFQTQLFFLLERHKQLQNSAMQSDMFHELRVSDYTYEKDPIFAAQNLTDSEFTMYEQVAMALNRDIPRPDLVVYLQASVPTLLNRIKGRGRPMEKTIEGSYLQSLMDRYDQFFWNYPYAPVLIINTDNIDFVHNESHLQLVLNAIAECPRQTTYFVPEGK; this is encoded by the coding sequence ATGCTAGTAGAAAAAGGTGTGCATTTCCTGGCCATCGAAGGCGTTATCGGTGTGGGAAAGTCTACTCTCGCGAAGATTATTTCGGAGAGGTGGAATGCCATGTTCATCGAGGAAAATTTTGCCGAAAACCCGTTTTTGGAAAAGTTCTACCAGAACAAGTCGGCTTACGCCTTCCAGACACAATTGTTCTTCTTGCTGGAACGTCACAAGCAATTGCAGAATAGCGCCATGCAGAGCGACATGTTCCATGAACTGCGGGTCAGTGACTACACTTACGAAAAGGATCCGATTTTTGCTGCGCAGAATTTGACGGATAGCGAGTTTACCATGTACGAACAGGTGGCCATGGCCTTGAATAGGGACATTCCCCGCCCTGACCTGGTGGTCTACCTGCAGGCCAGCGTACCTACCTTGCTAAACCGAATTAAGGGTCGTGGTCGCCCCATGGAAAAGACCATCGAGGGGTCATACCTCCAGTCCCTGATGGACCGGTATGATCAGTTCTTTTGGAATTATCCCTATGCTCCGGTGTTGATCATCAATACCGACAATATCGATTTTGTACATAACGAATCCCACCTACAGCTGGTGCTGAATGCTATCGCAGAATGCCCCAGGCAAACGACTTATTTTGTTCCAGAAGGTAAATAA
- the folK gene encoding 2-amino-4-hydroxy-6-hydroxymethyldihydropteridine diphosphokinase, with protein MNSLERVFVALGSNLPNRSAHLSEGRDMLRKVSKGGWKESPIYETPPVGPEGQGPYLNQVVSFWYSGTSERLLNYLKGSEFILGRKYRGHWNSREIDLDLLYFGNEVSRGIPTLPHPQIVNRQFVLVPLNDIAPEWVDPQMDSKVSDLLTRLLLKEEKIPFRVVTSEEA; from the coding sequence GTGAATTCACTAGAACGTGTATTTGTTGCCCTGGGGTCCAATTTGCCCAATCGTTCCGCTCACCTGAGTGAGGGGCGCGATATGCTCCGCAAGGTGTCTAAGGGTGGCTGGAAAGAAAGCCCGATTTATGAAACTCCGCCGGTTGGTCCGGAGGGGCAGGGTCCCTACCTGAATCAGGTTGTCTCGTTCTGGTATTCGGGAACGTCGGAACGTTTGCTGAATTATCTGAAAGGTTCAGAGTTCATTTTGGGACGTAAGTACCGTGGGCACTGGAATTCCAGGGAAATTGACCTTGACTTGCTCTACTTTGGAAACGAGGTGAGCCGGGGAATTCCTACATTGCCTCACCCGCAGATTGTTAACCGCCAGTTCGTGTTGGTTCCCTTGAATGATATTGCCCCGGAGTGGGTGGATCCCCAGATGGATTCCAAGGTTTCTGACCTTCTGACGAGACTTCTCCTGAAAGAGGAGAAAATTCCTTTCCGCGTAGTCACCTCGGAGGAAGCGTAA
- a CDS encoding sigma-54-dependent Fis family transcriptional regulator, which translates to MLIDFFTQETPTSSFIQDVFSTVNYDVNLHITDTYAGADFLLKSVDKLSPLVIWDLDSFSDNLQALTQIREKNPDTLILVYGESLDRYSELSNKLYDIILSVEAIKLHLMSKISKLKEIYNARKVFSERMSHLVGNSDAMQKLRKSVERAIIHTGPVLIQGETGVGKELIARAVSCVYDKFVTVNCSAIPDNLFESELFGHTRGAFTGAQNERIGLFEAADGGAIFLDEIGDMPLHTQVKLLRVLQNKEIRPIGANKTKHIDVRFIAATNRDLKEAVRNKTFREDLYYRLSVIPLKISPLRERREDIEDLANYFIQQYQAPGEQFTLSRAALEKLQKHPWPGNIRELENVIQRALCFATSTLISPEDLQLDEPQDSPKIQDIPAAETYDEFREMQLDQEREFLRNKIRENNGSVRATAEQLGLLRTALYNRLSHLGIDVKDLK; encoded by the coding sequence ATGCTCATCGATTTTTTCACCCAGGAGACTCCGACGTCCTCGTTCATCCAGGACGTTTTCTCCACGGTGAATTACGATGTCAACCTGCACATTACCGACACCTACGCGGGTGCGGATTTTCTTTTAAAGTCCGTCGACAAATTAAGCCCCCTCGTCATCTGGGATCTGGATTCCTTTAGCGACAACTTACAGGCACTGACCCAAATTCGCGAAAAGAATCCGGACACATTGATTCTTGTTTATGGGGAATCGCTGGACAGGTACAGCGAACTTTCCAATAAACTGTATGATATCATCCTATCTGTCGAAGCCATAAAGCTTCATCTGATGAGCAAGATTTCCAAACTAAAGGAAATCTACAACGCCCGCAAAGTCTTTAGCGAACGCATGAGCCATCTGGTAGGAAACAGCGATGCCATGCAAAAGCTGCGCAAATCCGTAGAACGCGCCATTATCCACACCGGCCCCGTACTGATCCAGGGAGAAACCGGCGTCGGTAAGGAACTGATTGCCCGAGCCGTCTCCTGCGTCTACGACAAGTTCGTAACGGTCAACTGCAGCGCCATTCCCGACAACCTTTTTGAAAGCGAACTGTTCGGCCACACCCGCGGAGCCTTTACCGGCGCCCAGAACGAACGCATCGGCCTTTTCGAAGCCGCCGATGGAGGCGCCATCTTCCTAGACGAAATTGGCGATATGCCGTTGCACACCCAGGTCAAACTGCTGCGAGTGCTGCAGAACAAGGAAATCCGCCCCATCGGAGCCAACAAGACAAAGCATATCGACGTGCGATTCATCGCGGCAACCAATCGCGACCTAAAGGAAGCCGTCCGCAACAAGACTTTCCGCGAAGACCTTTACTACCGTCTCAGCGTCATCCCCCTCAAGATATCACCCCTCCGCGAACGCCGCGAAGATATCGAGGATCTGGCCAACTATTTCATCCAGCAGTATCAGGCCCCCGGCGAGCAGTTCACCCTTTCCAGGGCCGCCCTGGAAAAACTGCAAAAACACCCCTGGCCCGGCAACATCCGCGAACTGGAAAACGTCATCCAGCGAGCCCTCTGTTTCGCAACGTCCACCCTCATTTCTCCCGAAGATTTACAGTTGGACGAACCCCAGGATTCCCCCAAGATCCAGGACATTCCCGCAGCCGAAACCTACGACGAATTCCGCGAAATGCAACTGGACCAGGAACGGGAATTCCTTAGGAACAAGATCCGCGAAAACAACGGTTCTGTACGCGCCACCGCCGAACAGCTGGGCCTATTGCGCACCGCCCTCTACAACCGTCTGAGCCACCTCGGCATCGATGTGAAAGATTTAAAATAA